Proteins co-encoded in one Ruegeria pomeroyi DSS-3 genomic window:
- a CDS encoding metal-dependent hydrolase: MFVGHLPGAYLIFRVVTPRIERMAFTAAMLGAIAPDLDMLRFYFVDGRAFHHHEYLTHRPILWTGLLLCGVLIGMRSRRIGVPLAFFGAGGLVHMLLDSIAGKIAWAWPVSDFAAPLVVVPATQSHWILSFLSHWTFAVELGITVLALVLWRWLPRRATARR, encoded by the coding sequence ATGTTCGTCGGTCACCTTCCCGGCGCCTACCTGATCTTTCGCGTGGTCACACCGCGAATTGAGCGAATGGCGTTCACTGCAGCCATGTTGGGTGCGATTGCCCCCGATTTGGATATGCTCCGCTTCTATTTCGTCGATGGGCGGGCGTTTCATCATCACGAGTACCTGACTCACCGCCCGATCCTGTGGACAGGGCTGCTGCTGTGTGGCGTTTTGATCGGAATGCGATCACGGCGCATTGGAGTACCCCTCGCCTTTTTCGGCGCCGGAGGGCTGGTTCACATGCTGCTCGATTCGATTGCCGGTAAGATAGCATGGGCCTGGCCGGTCTCTGATTTTGCGGCACCGCTTGTCGTCGTTCCGGCAACCCAGTCGCACTGGATACTCTCCTTTCTCAGCCACTGGACGTTTGCGGTCGAGCTCGGGATTACGGTCCTGGCACTGGTTCTTTGGCGATGGCTGCCACGGCGGGCAACGGCCCGACGTTGA
- a CDS encoding F0F1 ATP synthase subunit B, which yields MRNILAPVLSLVLIAGVASPALAASGPFFSLKNTDFVVTIAFLVFIAVLFYFKVPSMIGGALDKRAEGIQSDLDEARKLREEAQSLLASFERKQKEMQGQADAIVAAAKEEAQRSAEQAKVDLEASIARRLAAAQDQIASAEAAAVKDVRDRAIAIAVAAAGDVIASSMTAAEANKLIDAGIADAGAKLH from the coding sequence ATGCGTAACATTCTCGCCCCTGTCTTGAGCCTTGTCCTGATCGCTGGCGTTGCCAGCCCGGCACTTGCCGCGAGCGGCCCGTTCTTCTCGTTGAAGAACACCGATTTCGTGGTGACCATCGCATTCCTCGTCTTTATTGCGGTCCTGTTCTACTTCAAGGTGCCGTCGATGATCGGCGGGGCGCTGGACAAGCGCGCCGAAGGCATCCAGTCGGACCTGGACGAAGCCCGCAAGCTGCGTGAAGAAGCGCAGAGCCTGCTGGCCTCCTTCGAGCGCAAGCAGAAGGAAATGCAGGGTCAGGCCGACGCCATCGTGGCGGCAGCCAAGGAAGAGGCACAGCGTTCGGCCGAACAGGCCAAGGTGGATCTGGAGGCGTCGATTGCGCGCCGCCTGGCCGCCGCCCAGGACCAGATCGCCTCGGCCGAGGCGGCAGCGGTCAAGGACGTGCGCGACCGGGCCATCGCAATCGCGGTTGCAGCCGCAGGTGATGTGATCGCCAGTAGCATGACCGCGGCCGAGGCCAACAAGCTGATCGATGCCGGCATTGCCGATGCGGGTGCCAAGCTGCACTAA
- a CDS encoding F0F1 ATP synthase subunit B', which translates to MATEQTGAVSTCVDSYGSAIGMPQLCFDWFPNQIFWLVITLVVVFLVLSRVALPRIAAILAERQGTITNDLAAAEDLKAKAAAAEEAYTKALADARAEAQRIAAEARAEIQAGLNDAIAKADAEIAAKAAESEKVIAGIRAGALESIEAVAKDTAEALVDALGGKAEAASVAGAVDQRMKG; encoded by the coding sequence ATGGCGACTGAACAAACCGGAGCGGTCAGCACCTGCGTCGATTCCTATGGCTCTGCCATCGGCATGCCGCAGCTGTGTTTCGACTGGTTCCCGAACCAGATCTTCTGGCTTGTCATCACGCTGGTCGTCGTCTTTCTGGTCCTGTCGCGTGTGGCCCTGCCGCGTATCGCGGCAATCCTGGCCGAACGTCAGGGGACCATCACAAACGACCTCGCTGCTGCCGAAGACCTGAAAGCCAAGGCCGCCGCAGCGGAAGAAGCCTATACCAAGGCGCTCGCCGATGCCCGCGCCGAGGCGCAGCGTATCGCTGCCGAGGCACGTGCTGAAATTCAGGCTGGCCTGAACGACGCCATCGCCAAGGCCGATGCCGAGATTGCCGCCAAGGCCGCTGAATCGGAGAAGGTGATTGCCGGTATCCGTGCCGGTGCGCTGGAAAGCATCGAAGCGGTTGCCAAGGATACCGCCGAAGCGCTGGTCGACGCGCTGGGTGGCAAGGCCGAGGCTGCCTCGGTTGCCGGTGCCGTTGATCAACGGATGAAAGGATAA
- a CDS encoding F0F1 ATP synthase subunit C, which translates to MEGDLAHIGAGLAAIGSGAAAIGVGNVAGNFLAGALRNPSAAASQTATLFIGIAFAEALGIFAFLVALLLMFAV; encoded by the coding sequence ATGGAAGGCGATCTCGCACATATCGGCGCAGGCCTGGCAGCAATCGGTTCCGGCGCAGCCGCAATCGGTGTGGGCAACGTGGCCGGCAACTTCCTGGCCGGCGCCCTGCGCAACCCCTCGGCCGCCGCGTCGCAGACCGCGACCCTGTTCATCGGCATCGCATTTGCAGAAGCTCTGGGGATCTTCGCGTTCCTCGTCGCTCTGCTGCTGATGTTCGCCGTCTAA
- a CDS encoding F0F1 ATP synthase subunit A, with translation MDQFIVKPLFGDGAVGMFTITNSTLWMGLAVLAIIGLLVLSTSKRAIVPGRMQSIAELAYGFIYKMVEDICGKDGVKYFPYVMTLFMFIVTANFLGLLPKSFTTTSHFAVTMVLALAVFLTVTILGFVKNGAGFLSLFWVASAPLALRPILAIIELISYFVRPVSHSIRLAGNVMAGHAVIKVFAGFAAIAAISPVSVLAITAMYGLEVLVAFIQAYVFTILTCVYLKDALHPHH, from the coding sequence ATGGATCAGTTCATCGTCAAGCCGCTGTTCGGCGACGGCGCGGTGGGCATGTTCACCATCACCAACTCGACCCTGTGGATGGGTCTGGCGGTGCTGGCGATCATCGGCCTGCTGGTGCTGAGCACCTCGAAACGCGCCATCGTTCCGGGCCGCATGCAGTCGATCGCGGAACTGGCCTATGGCTTCATCTACAAGATGGTCGAGGACATCTGCGGCAAGGACGGGGTGAAATACTTTCCCTATGTCATGACCCTGTTCATGTTCATCGTGACGGCAAACTTCCTGGGCCTGCTGCCCAAGTCGTTCACCACCACCTCGCATTTCGCGGTGACCATGGTGCTGGCGCTGGCGGTGTTCCTGACCGTGACCATCCTGGGCTTCGTCAAGAACGGCGCCGGGTTCCTGAGCCTGTTCTGGGTGGCCAGCGCCCCGCTGGCCCTGCGCCCGATCCTGGCGATTATCGAGCTGATCTCGTATTTCGTGCGCCCCGTCAGCCACTCCATCCGTCTTGCCGGCAACGTCATGGCGGGCCACGCGGTGATCAAGGTGTTCGCAGGCTTTGCCGCCATCGCCGCGATCAGCCCGGTTTCGGTTCTGGCAATCACCGCAATGTACGGTCTCGAGGTGCTGGTGGCCTTTATCCAGGCTTACGTGTTCACCATCCTGACCTGCGTGTACCTCAAGGACGCGCTGCACCCGCATCACTAA
- a CDS encoding AtpZ/AtpI family protein yields MTEDDQKQRLTQLEARIEAAKKARETGTKRADASHAQGELAWRMVIEMVSGLGIGFGIGFGLDSLFGTIPIFLVLFTLLGLAAGVNVMLRSAREIQAKTEADAAKATADRDERD; encoded by the coding sequence GTGACCGAAGACGACCAAAAGCAGCGACTGACGCAGCTTGAGGCGCGGATCGAAGCGGCCAAGAAGGCCCGCGAAACCGGCACCAAACGCGCGGATGCAAGCCACGCCCAGGGCGAGTTGGCCTGGCGGATGGTGATCGAGATGGTTTCCGGTCTTGGGATCGGATTTGGCATCGGGTTCGGGCTGGACAGCCTGTTCGGGACAATCCCGATCTTCCTGGTGCTGTTCACATTGCTGGGTCTTGCCGCCGGGGTGAATGTCATGCTCCGCAGCGCGCGCGAAATCCAGGCGAAGACAGAGGCCGACGCCGCAAAGGCAACGGCCGACAGAGACGAGAGGGACTAG
- a CDS encoding ArsR/SmtB family transcription factor: MSDPLDDVFSALADPTRRAILAMLLEDDMAVTDVAEPFEMSLAAISKHLMTLTRAGLITQEKRGRVKWCKLEPNALRQASVWMQGFGQFEPVNLDAFERFLAAELGEDAQPGG; this comes from the coding sequence ATGTCAGACCCGCTCGACGATGTCTTTTCGGCGCTTGCCGACCCCACAAGGCGCGCGATCCTCGCGATGCTTCTCGAGGATGACATGGCCGTGACCGATGTGGCCGAACCCTTCGAGATGTCTCTGGCGGCGATTTCGAAGCACCTGATGACCCTCACCCGCGCCGGGTTGATCACGCAAGAAAAACGCGGCCGGGTGAAATGGTGCAAGCTGGAGCCGAACGCGCTGCGACAGGCCTCGGTCTGGATGCAGGGGTTTGGTCAGTTCGAGCCGGTCAATCTGGACGCCTTCGAACGCTTCCTTGCGGCCGAACTCGGCGAAGACGCCCAGCCGGGCGGATGA
- a CDS encoding DMT family transporter — protein sequence MGGLSPEGRGHLAMLCFSALVAGSFSLGSMVANEIAPAALNAVRFGIAAVVIGVAAAATTGIPRAALRAPWRYLLLGGLFAAYFVLMFEGLKTAPPVSAAAVFTLTPVLSAVAGWLLLRQVTTPRMALALAVGAGGALWVIFRADWAALWAFRIGQGEIVYFWGCVAHAIYTPLVRRLNRGEPAVVFTLGMLVAGCLLLTLYGWGDLRATDWATLPPIVWIGLLYVSICASAMTFVLLQFATLRLPSAKVMAYTYLTPTWVIGWEIALGNGAPGGLVLVGIAMTVVALVMLLETPARRR from the coding sequence ATGGGCGGTCTGAGCCCCGAAGGGCGCGGCCACCTGGCGATGCTCTGTTTTTCGGCGCTGGTGGCGGGTAGCTTCTCGCTGGGTTCGATGGTGGCCAACGAGATCGCGCCGGCGGCGTTGAATGCGGTGCGGTTCGGCATTGCCGCGGTGGTGATCGGTGTTGCGGCGGCGGCGACCACCGGGATCCCGCGCGCAGCGCTGCGGGCGCCGTGGCGCTATTTGTTGCTGGGCGGACTGTTCGCGGCCTATTTCGTGCTGATGTTCGAGGGGCTGAAGACGGCGCCGCCGGTCAGCGCGGCGGCGGTGTTCACCCTGACCCCGGTCCTGTCGGCGGTTGCGGGCTGGCTGCTGTTACGGCAGGTGACCACGCCGCGCATGGCGCTGGCGCTGGCGGTCGGGGCGGGTGGCGCGCTGTGGGTGATCTTTCGCGCCGACTGGGCTGCGCTTTGGGCGTTTCGGATCGGGCAGGGCGAGATCGTCTATTTCTGGGGCTGCGTGGCACATGCGATCTATACCCCGCTGGTGCGGCGGCTGAACCGGGGCGAGCCTGCGGTGGTGTTCACCTTGGGCATGCTGGTGGCGGGGTGCCTGCTGTTGACCCTCTATGGCTGGGGCGACCTGCGGGCGACCGATTGGGCGACGCTGCCGCCCATCGTCTGGATCGGGCTCTTGTATGTGTCGATCTGCGCCAGCGCGATGACATTCGTGCTGCTGCAATTCGCCACCCTGCGGCTGCCCTCGGCCAAGGTGATGGCGTATACCTATCTGACCCCGACGTGGGTGATCGGCTGGGAAATCGCGCTGGGCAACGGTGCGCCGGGCGGGCTGGTTCTGGTGGGGATCGCGATGACGGTGGTGGCGCTGGTCATGTTGCTGGAGACACCGGCGCGGCGCCGCTAG
- a CDS encoding LysR family transcriptional regulator translates to MENWDEVRTAYQVARMGTVSGAAEVLGVHHATVIRHIDAIEARLGVKLFQRHARGYTPTEAGLDLLRVAQATDDQFSQLVGRLKGVGDDVSGELVVTSLEALAPLVVPVLGAFQRKHPGLIVRYLTGARLFRLEYGEAHVAIRAGRVPDQPDNVVQPFIDQEVGLYASRGYVARRGMLKGDADLKNHEFVGSDDENSRAPFHIWLRQNVPAEAISFRCSDTYSAGHAVRAGAGIGFVSRWAAARDPDLIEMHPALEEWAGKLWLVTHVDLHRTPKVQTFLKFLKQAAREWAV, encoded by the coding sequence ATGGAGAATTGGGACGAGGTGCGAACCGCCTATCAGGTGGCGCGCATGGGAACCGTAAGTGGCGCCGCCGAGGTGCTGGGCGTGCATCATGCCACCGTGATCCGCCATATCGACGCGATCGAGGCGCGGCTGGGCGTCAAGCTGTTCCAGCGCCACGCACGCGGCTATACCCCGACCGAGGCGGGTCTGGATCTGCTCCGGGTGGCGCAGGCCACGGACGACCAGTTCAGCCAGCTGGTCGGGCGGCTCAAGGGCGTGGGCGACGATGTCTCGGGTGAGCTGGTGGTGACCTCGCTGGAAGCGCTGGCACCGTTGGTGGTGCCGGTGCTGGGCGCGTTCCAGCGCAAGCATCCCGGCCTGATCGTGCGCTATCTGACCGGCGCGCGCCTATTCCGTCTGGAATATGGCGAGGCGCATGTGGCGATCCGGGCTGGGCGGGTGCCGGACCAGCCCGACAATGTGGTGCAACCCTTCATCGACCAGGAGGTCGGGCTTTATGCCAGCCGCGGATACGTGGCGCGGCGTGGCATGCTCAAGGGGGACGCGGACCTGAAGAACCACGAGTTTGTCGGCAGCGATGACGAGAACAGCCGGGCGCCCTTTCACATCTGGCTGCGCCAGAACGTGCCCGCCGAGGCGATCTCGTTTCGCTGTTCAGATACCTATTCCGCCGGCCATGCGGTGCGGGCGGGGGCCGGGATCGGGTTCGTGTCCCGCTGGGCGGCTGCGCGCGACCCGGACCTGATCGAGATGCATCCGGCGCTGGAGGAATGGGCTGGCAAGCTGTGGCTGGTGACCCATGTGGACCTGCATCGCACGCCCAAGGTGCAGACCTTTCTGAAGTTCCTCAAACAGGCTGCGCGCGAATGGGCGGTCTGA
- a CDS encoding aspartate/glutamate racemase family protein has product MKKIGILGGVGWPSTIDYYRAIAQGAGRFFAARGHGAPLPIPPMTIESVTQAHTRALRGTPGDEASWAAFDAVFRNALLTLQGAGCDFAVIASNTPHVRLHAIRKGVDMTILSIFDATARATAETGATRALVLGTAVTMQARNYADALTAHRVTANQTLPLEDIAEMQALIDEELNTGVSANARPRLLAYCDRHAEPGAAILLACTELPLIFPDHVDDIVFRAGGHLFVNPSAAHVAAALDMALADES; this is encoded by the coding sequence ATGAAAAAGATCGGTATTCTGGGCGGCGTTGGCTGGCCCTCGACCATCGACTATTATCGTGCCATCGCGCAGGGGGCCGGGCGCTTCTTTGCCGCGCGCGGCCACGGCGCGCCGCTGCCGATTCCGCCGATGACGATCGAATCCGTCACCCAGGCCCACACCCGCGCCTTGCGCGGCACCCCCGGAGACGAGGCCAGCTGGGCCGCCTTCGATGCGGTGTTTCGCAACGCCTTGCTGACCCTGCAGGGGGCGGGTTGCGATTTTGCGGTGATCGCCTCGAACACGCCGCATGTGCGGCTGCATGCGATCCGCAAAGGGGTCGACATGACCATCCTGTCGATCTTCGACGCCACCGCCCGGGCCACTGCCGAAACAGGCGCGACCCGGGCCCTGGTGCTGGGTACCGCAGTCACCATGCAGGCACGCAACTACGCAGATGCGCTGACGGCACACAGGGTCACGGCGAACCAGACCCTGCCCTTGGAGGACATTGCCGAGATGCAGGCGCTGATCGACGAGGAGCTCAACACCGGCGTCTCGGCCAACGCGCGCCCGCGGCTGCTGGCCTATTGCGACCGTCACGCCGAACCGGGCGCCGCGATCCTGCTGGCCTGTACCGAGCTGCCGCTGATCTTTCCCGACCATGTGGACGACATCGTGTTTCGCGCCGGCGGGCATCTCTTCGTCAACCCCTCGGCGGCCCATGTCGCCGCCGCCCTCGACATGGCGCTGGCGGACGAAAGCTGA
- a CDS encoding prolyl-tRNA synthetase associated domain-containing protein, whose amino-acid sequence MDASSAYQDTLPVSSDALLGQLDDWGLAYRLYTHVPLRTVEDAKAVEGELTRPGERAFRIKNLYLRDKKKRNYLVTLEQDRAVDLKALGVALGAGNLSFGSSDRLMQHLGIRPGAVSPLAMITGVGQEVRLIMDAAAREAEVIYMHPLVNDRTVAMARADLLAFLERIGCEVTWLDGSERA is encoded by the coding sequence ATGGACGCCTCTTCGGCCTATCAGGACACATTGCCCGTCTCCTCGGACGCGCTGCTTGGACAGCTTGACGACTGGGGGCTGGCCTATCGGCTGTATACGCATGTGCCGCTCAGGACGGTCGAGGATGCCAAGGCGGTGGAGGGAGAACTGACCCGGCCCGGAGAACGGGCGTTCCGGATCAAGAACCTGTACCTGCGCGATAAGAAGAAGCGCAACTATCTGGTGACGCTGGAGCAGGACAGGGCGGTGGACCTCAAGGCGCTGGGCGTGGCGCTGGGCGCGGGCAACTTGTCCTTTGGTTCGTCTGATCGGCTGATGCAGCATCTGGGCATCCGACCCGGCGCGGTTAGCCCGCTGGCGATGATCACCGGGGTTGGGCAGGAGGTGCGTCTGATCATGGACGCAGCGGCGCGCGAGGCCGAGGTGATCTATATGCATCCGCTGGTCAATGACCGCACGGTGGCGATGGCGCGCGCGGATCTGTTGGCCTTTCTGGAGCGCATCGGGTGTGAGGTGACCTGGCTGGACGGGTCCGAACGCGCCTGA
- the nadA gene encoding quinolinate synthase NadA has product MFDLPAMRANLADKYDLAPSPTLAAEMSAEYARMARVVTPADWAIHAPYVRAINQLKAERGAVILGHNYMTPEIYHGISDFVGDSLQLAIEATRTDADVIVQCGVHFMAETSKILSPDKTVLMPDMEAGCSLAESITAEGIAQMRAKYPGAPVVSYVNTTAEVKAASDICCTSSNAAQIVAALPEHTIIMTPDQYLAQNVAAQVPQKNVVWWEGSCIVHEQYSARDLRDFREWNPGTRLIAHPECPPDVVAEADFSGSTSGIIDYVTREKPQKALLITECSMASNIADALPEVDFVGPCNMCPYMKKITLEKVLYALDTMTGQVEVDPEVARQARLAVQRMIDLSRQLGV; this is encoded by the coding sequence GTGTTCGACCTTCCCGCTATGCGCGCCAACCTCGCCGACAAGTACGACCTTGCCCCTTCGCCCACGCTTGCCGCCGAGATGAGCGCCGAATACGCCCGCATGGCGCGGGTGGTCACCCCCGCCGACTGGGCCATTCACGCGCCCTATGTCCGCGCGATCAACCAGCTCAAGGCCGAGCGTGGCGCCGTTATCCTCGGTCATAACTACATGACGCCGGAAATCTATCACGGCATTTCCGATTTCGTCGGCGACAGCCTGCAACTGGCGATCGAGGCCACCCGCACCGACGCCGATGTGATCGTGCAATGCGGCGTGCATTTCATGGCCGAGACCTCAAAGATCCTCAGCCCGGACAAGACCGTGCTGATGCCGGATATGGAAGCGGGCTGTTCGCTGGCCGAAAGCATCACCGCCGAGGGCATCGCCCAGATGCGGGCGAAATATCCCGGCGCGCCGGTGGTCTCTTATGTGAACACCACCGCCGAGGTAAAGGCCGCCTCGGATATCTGCTGCACCTCCTCCAACGCCGCCCAGATTGTCGCCGCCCTGCCCGAACACACGATCATCATGACCCCCGACCAGTATCTGGCCCAGAACGTGGCCGCCCAGGTGCCACAAAAGAACGTGGTCTGGTGGGAGGGCTCGTGCATCGTGCACGAGCAATACAGTGCCCGCGACCTGCGCGATTTCCGTGAATGGAACCCGGGCACCCGGCTGATCGCCCACCCCGAATGCCCCCCCGATGTGGTGGCCGAGGCCGATTTCTCGGGCTCGACCAGCGGCATCATCGACTATGTCACGCGGGAGAAGCCACAAAAGGCGCTGCTGATCACCGAATGTTCGATGGCCTCGAACATCGCCGATGCCCTGCCCGAGGTCGATTTCGTCGGCCCCTGCAACATGTGCCCCTATATGAAGAAGATCACGCTGGAAAAGGTACTCTATGCGCTCGACACCATGACCGGTCAGGTCGAGGTAGACCCCGAGGTCGCCCGGCAGGCGCGGCTGGCGGTGCAGCGGATGATCGACCTCAGCCGGCAACTGGGGGTCTGA
- a CDS encoding L-aspartate oxidase, with translation MQDLRTDRVVIIGAGLAAIYAALKLAPHPVLMISPDPLGHGASSAWAQGGVAAAMDPADTPEAHARDTLRAGAGTVLQEVADYVTRAARAHILDLTDLGTAFDRTRDGGYVMSREAAHSAARVVRVKGDQAGAEIMRALIAELRQTRSVQVLEGAQVTRLLVEAGRVSGVCLTSAAPEGSAPVTLRAPAVLLAAGGAAGLYAQTTNPARIRGQALGMAARAGARIADGEFVQFHPTAIATGADPAPLATEALRGEGAILIDRHGQRFMPALHPDAELAPRDVVARAVYLQTQAGNAPALDTRAAIGAHLPTLFPAVAQACAEAGIDPLSAPIPVAAAAHYHMGGVAADLDGKCSLPGLWVCGEAASTGLHGANRLASNGLLEALVFARACARDIARQVRQTVAARVDISFAPGGDAPDAQTVAELRRIMTDHVGVVRDVDGLRRALRAIAQIEGAHPPCDALANMTATATMIAAAALMRQESRGAHYRTDFPQAAPGPGQRSDLTLEQALTLRNTL, from the coding sequence ATGCAGGACCTGCGCACCGACCGCGTGGTCATCATCGGCGCCGGGCTGGCCGCGATCTATGCGGCACTGAAACTGGCGCCGCACCCGGTGCTGATGATCTCACCCGATCCGCTGGGCCATGGCGCCAGCTCGGCCTGGGCGCAGGGCGGTGTGGCCGCAGCGATGGACCCTGCCGACACGCCCGAGGCGCATGCGCGCGACACCCTGCGCGCGGGCGCGGGAACGGTGCTGCAAGAGGTGGCCGACTACGTCACCCGGGCGGCGCGCGCGCATATCCTCGACCTGACCGATCTGGGCACCGCCTTCGACCGGACCCGGGACGGCGGCTATGTGATGTCGCGCGAGGCGGCGCATTCGGCGGCCCGCGTGGTGCGGGTCAAGGGCGATCAGGCCGGGGCCGAGATCATGCGCGCCCTGATCGCGGAATTGCGGCAGACCCGGTCGGTCCAGGTCCTCGAAGGCGCCCAGGTCACGCGCCTGCTGGTCGAGGCCGGGCGGGTCAGCGGCGTCTGCCTAACCTCTGCCGCGCCCGAGGGGTCGGCCCCCGTCACGTTGCGCGCGCCTGCCGTTTTGCTGGCGGCAGGCGGGGCGGCGGGGCTTTATGCCCAGACCACCAATCCCGCCCGCATCCGCGGTCAGGCCTTGGGCATGGCCGCCCGCGCGGGTGCGCGGATCGCCGACGGCGAATTCGTGCAGTTTCACCCAACCGCCATCGCGACCGGCGCCGATCCCGCGCCTTTGGCGACCGAGGCGCTTCGCGGCGAAGGCGCGATCCTGATCGACCGGCACGGCCAGCGGTTCATGCCCGCGCTGCATCCCGACGCTGAACTGGCACCGCGCGACGTGGTGGCCCGTGCCGTCTATCTGCAGACACAGGCGGGCAATGCCCCCGCGCTGGATACCCGCGCGGCCATCGGCGCGCATCTGCCCACCCTGTTTCCCGCCGTTGCCCAGGCCTGCGCCGAGGCGGGGATCGACCCGCTCTCTGCCCCGATCCCGGTGGCGGCGGCAGCGCATTACCATATGGGGGGCGTGGCCGCCGACCTGGATGGAAAGTGCAGCCTGCCAGGCCTCTGGGTCTGTGGCGAGGCCGCCTCGACCGGGTTGCATGGCGCCAACCGGCTGGCCTCGAACGGGCTCTTGGAGGCGCTGGTCTTTGCCCGCGCCTGTGCCCGCGACATCGCCCGGCAGGTGCGCCAGACAGTGGCGGCGCGGGTGGACATCTCCTTTGCTCCCGGCGGCGATGCGCCAGATGCGCAGACGGTTGCCGAACTGCGCCGGATCATGACCGATCATGTGGGCGTGGTCCGCGATGTCGACGGGCTGCGCCGCGCCCTGCGCGCCATCGCACAGATCGAGGGTGCGCATCCACCCTGCGACGCGCTTGCCAACATGACCGCCACCGCCACGATGATTGCCGCCGCCGCACTGATGCGGCAGGAAAGCCGCGGCGCCCATTACCGCACCGATTTCCCGCAGGCCGCGCCCGGCCCCGGCCAGCGCTCGGACCTGACGCTGGAACAGGCGCTGACGCTGCGCAACACGCTTTGA
- the nadC gene encoding carboxylating nicotinate-nucleotide diphosphorylase, which yields MTHAPLPDLILEPLVRAALMEDLGTYGDITTRTVIAPGTRYCARLNARAAATVSGMQIAALAFRLVDPALRVETLVADGQTCAAGDTLMVIEGEAAAILSAERVALNFVGRLCGIATLTAALVAETHGTNARITCTRKTTPGLRLVEKQAVLHGGGFNHRYSLSDAILIKDNHIAAAGGIRPVLEATRARASHMVKVEIEVDRLDQLEEVLAVGGADAVLLDNMDTETLARAVRMAKGRLITEASGNVTLDTVAAIAATGVDYISSGALTHSYRTVDLGLDF from the coding sequence ATGACCCATGCCCCCCTGCCCGACCTGATCCTGGAACCGCTGGTGCGTGCCGCCCTGATGGAGGATCTGGGCACGTATGGCGACATCACCACCCGTACCGTGATCGCACCCGGCACCCGCTATTGCGCCCGGCTGAACGCCCGTGCCGCCGCCACCGTCTCGGGCATGCAGATCGCGGCGCTCGCATTTCGGCTGGTCGACCCGGCGCTGCGGGTCGAGACGCTTGTGGCCGATGGCCAGACCTGCGCCGCCGGCGACACGCTGATGGTGATCGAGGGCGAGGCCGCCGCCATTCTGTCGGCCGAGCGGGTGGCGCTGAACTTTGTCGGGCGGCTCTGCGGCATCGCCACCCTGACCGCCGCGCTGGTGGCCGAGACCCACGGCACCAACGCGCGCATCACCTGCACCCGCAAGACCACTCCGGGTCTCAGGTTGGTCGAGAAACAGGCGGTGCTGCATGGGGGCGGCTTCAACCACCGCTATTCACTGTCCGACGCGATCCTGATCAAGGACAACCACATCGCCGCCGCCGGTGGTATCCGCCCGGTCCTCGAAGCGACCCGTGCCCGCGCGTCGCATATGGTCAAGGTCGAGATCGAGGTTGACCGTCTTGACCAGCTGGAAGAGGTGCTGGCGGTGGGTGGCGCCGATGCGGTGCTGCTCGACAACATGGACACGGAAACGCTGGCCCGCGCGGTGCGGATGGCGAAGGGTCGCCTGATCACCGAGGCCAGCGGCAATGTCACCCTCGACACGGTCGCCGCCATTGCCGCCACCGGGGTGGATTACATCTCGTCCGGCGCGCTGACCCATTCCTACCGCACCGTCGATCTGGGGCTCGATTTCTGA